A genomic stretch from Telopea speciosissima isolate NSW1024214 ecotype Mountain lineage chromosome 7, Tspe_v1, whole genome shotgun sequence includes:
- the LOC122668952 gene encoding NAD kinase 2, chloroplastic-like isoform X1, whose protein sequence is MMIECCYLCQSYHQFLFNMNRTAVTARAQVYPVKFSLLPSRNRESSFIRFGFLPLRKERFGLNIVVGARLSNFSSSRIGWDSKTFQSQDLSQFSWIGPVPGDIAEVEAYCRIFRAAEQIYTAIMDTLCNPLTRECAVSYNYQSGDQASLEDKLEAVLGCMIALLNKGREDVLSERSSFMNSFRDSDVNLLEDKLPPLAIFRNEMKRCCQSLHVALENYLVPSSDQSIIIWRKLQRLKNVCYDVGFPCGDGYPCQVLFANWTPIYLSPPKEQASKDSEVAFWTGGQVTDEGLEWLLGKGYKTIVDLRAEAVNDYSYQAAIDDAVLSGKVEVVKLPVKVGTAPSMDQVKKFAFLVADSNKKPIYLHSQEGVRRSSAMVSRWRQYATRSASQLVPNGMLTEDPEGGRQIILNSEGVTHLEDDNKSLTQKSVTSDSPQEISCEQVSPILENHDSTENDSYRSLVFSRDTISTRGADGNELGSFVPFSNEIDPLKSQIPNGNVFSRKEMCKFFRSRNISPPTYFNYERKRLEVTLVSCETFTKTSQNGEILGTTSISGLMESGSSNGIFSDKNMYSTSRRSYSTEKYMVGDTFVSLGASLNSFGREEKYVDTETNVSTSLSVDLERNDTSTAIKEEHKSNGQPSIASDNDDLELVEGNMCASTTGVVRVQSRKKAEMFLVRTDGFSCTREKVTESSLAFTHPSTQQQMLMWKSTPKTVLLLKKLGQELIEEAKEVASFLYYQEKMNVLVEPDVHDIFSRIPGFGFVQTFYIQDSSNLHERVDFVACLGGDGVILHASNIFRGAVPPVVSFNLGSLGFLTSHNFEDCRLDLRQVIHGNDTLDGVYITLRMRLRCEIFRKGKAMPGKVFDVLNELVIDRGSNPYLSKIECYEHDRLITKVQGDGVIVATPTGSTAYSTAAGGSMVHPNVPCMLFTPICPHSLSFRPVILPDSARLELKIPEDTRNNAWVSFDGKRRQQLSRGDSVRISMSKHPLPTVNKADQTGDWFHSLIRCLNWNERLDQKAL, encoded by the exons ATGATGATAGAATGCTGTTACCTCTGCCAATCTTATCATCAGTTTCTATTCAATATGAATCGAACTGCTGTGACGGCACGAGCTCAGGTTTACCCAGTGAAGTTCTCTTTGTTGCCTTCGCGCAACAGAGAGAGCAGCTTCATTCGATTTGGGTTTCTTCCCCTGAGAAAGGAGCGTTTTGGGCTGAATATCGTAGTTGGAGCCAGGCTTTctaacttctcttcttctcgtATTGGCTGGGATAGCAAG acctttcagtctcaggattTATCCCAATTTTCTTGGATTGGTCCAGTTCCTGGGGACATTGCAGAAGTTGAAGCATATTGCAGAATTTTTAGAGCTGCTGAGCAGATTTATACTGCTATAATGGACACTTTGTGCAATCCCTTAACCAGAGAATGTGCTGTTTCATATAACTACCAATCAGGGGATCAAGCATCATTGGAAGACAAACTAGAAGCAGTGCTTGGCTGCATGATAGCTCTTTTGAACAAAGGTAGGGAGGATGTTCTTTCCGAGAGATCTTCTTTCATGAATTCATTTCGAGATTCAGATGTAAATCTCTTGGAGGATAAGCTTCCACCACTTGCCATTTTCAGAAATGAGATGAAAAGGTGTTGCCAAAGTTTGCATGTTGCCCTTGAGAACTATTTGGTCCCATCTAGCGACCAAAGCATCATTATATGGAGGAAATTACAGAGGCTAAAGAATGTGTGCTATGATGTTGGCTTTCCTTGTGGGGATGGTTATCCCTGCCAGGTGCTATTTGCGAACTGGACTCCCATTTATTTATCCCCGCCAAAAGAACAAGCATCCAAAGATTCTGAAGTAGCCTTTTGGACTGGTGGCCAGGTAACAGATGAAGGTTTGGAGTGGTTATTGGGGAAAGGATATAAAACTATTGTGGATTTGAGAGCAGAGGCAGTCAACGATTACTCGTATCAAGCTGCCATTGATGATGCAGTTCTAAGTGGGAAAGTTGAAGTGGTCAAATTGCCAGTTAAAGTTGGAACAGCACCTTCAATGGATCAGGTTAAGAAGTTTGCATTTTTAGTAGCGGATTCTAATAAAAAGCCAATTTATCTCCATAGCCAGGAAGGTGTTCGGAGGAGTTCTGCTATGGTCTCAAGATGGAGGCAGTATGCCACTCGCTCTGCTTCACAGTTAGTCCCCAATGGAATGCTAACAGAAGATCCAGAGGGAGGCAGGCAGATAATTTTAAATTCAGAAGGGGTTACACACTTAGAAGATGACAATAAATCACTGACTCAGAAGTCGGTTACTTCTGATAGTCCCCAGGAGATATCTTGCGAACAAGTATCTCCAATATTGGAGAACCATGATTCAACTGAAAATGACTCTTATAGAAGTCTCGTTTTTTCCCGAGATACAATATCCACAAGGGGAGCTGATGGGAATGAGTTAGGATCTTTTGTACCCTTTTCCAATGAAATTGACCCACTCAAGTCTCAGATCCCGAATGGCAATGTTTTCTCCAGAAAGGAGATGTGTAAGTTTTTCAGAAGTAGAAATATCTCACCACCTACTTATTTCAATTATGAGAGGAAAAGGTTGGAAGTGACGCTGGTTTCATGTGAAACGTTTACAAAAACAAGCCAGAATGGTGAAATTCTTGGGACTACTAGTATTTCAGGGCTAATGGAGTCAGGTAGTTCAAATGGGATATTTAGTGATAAAAATATGTACTCAACATCCCGAAGATCTTATAGCACTGAAAAATACATGGTGGGTGATACTTTTGTTAGTTTAGGTGCAAGTTTGAATTCAtttggaagagaagagaagtatGTTGATACTGAAACTAATGTTTCTACCAGTTTGAGTGTTGACTTAGAAAGGAATGATACATCTACAGCTATTAAAGAGGAGCATAAGAGCAATGGTCAACCCTCCATAGCATCAGATAATGATGACTTGGAGCTTGTTGAAGGTAATATGTGTGCTTCTACAACTGGTGTTGTAAGAGTGCAGTCAAGAAAGAAGGCAGAGATGTTCTTAGTTCGCACAGATGGATTTTCTTGTACCCGAGAGAAGGTGACAGAATCCTCCTTAGCTTTCACACATCCTAGCACCCAACAGCAGATGCTTATGTGGAAGTCTACACCCAAGACTGTATTGCTGTTGAAGAAGTTAGGACAAGAGCTCATAGAAGAAGCCAAAGAG GTTGCTTCCTTCTTGTATTACCAGGAGAAAATGAATGTGCTCGTGGAACCTGATGTTCATGATATATTTTCAAGAATCCCAGGATTTGGTTTTGTTCAAACCTTTTATATTCAAGATTCCAG CAACCTTCATGAGAGGGTTGACTTTGTTGCGTGCCTTGGAGGAGATGGGGTTATACTTCATGCTTCTAATATATTCAGAGGCGCTGTTCCTCCTGTTGTATCATTTAACCTTGGATCTCTTGGGTTTCTAACTTCCCATAAC TTTGAAGACTGCAGGCTGGATTTGAGACAAGTCATCCACGGGAACGACACACTGGATGGAGTGTATATTACTCTTAGGATGCGTCTTCGGTGTGAGATTTTTCGCAAGGGAAAAGCAATGCCCGGGAAAGTATTTGATGTCCTTAATGAGCTCGTTATTGATCGTGGATCTAATCCCTACCTTTCTAAAATTGAATGCTATGAGCATGACCGCCTTATAACAAAG GTCCAAGGTGATGGAGTAATAGTAGCCACACCTACGGGGAGTACAGCTTACTCTACAGCTGCAGGAGGTTCCATG